A window from Heteronotia binoei isolate CCM8104 ecotype False Entrance Well chromosome 15, APGP_CSIRO_Hbin_v1, whole genome shotgun sequence encodes these proteins:
- the LOC132582973 gene encoding olfactory receptor 6X1-like, giving the protein MNTSKVTEFILLGIPFLHDLHRIFFVIGLFVYMVAIMGNGFILIIVTFEPRLQTPMYIFLSNLALLEICYTTTVVPKLLQTLMQPRTKICFHCCLAQNFFYFTFAGSELLVLTAMSFDRYLAICKPLQYPLIMTKNVCIHLSLATWYVSFVLFLSQCLVFWQMPFCGSNVVDNFFCDSAAMFSLVCTDTSVSEFVGFLSAILMIVVTLIFTTVSYACIISTVMNISSALGRKKAFSTCTSHLIVVCILYGALIAMYMRPTVHSSSHLTRVLAVLNTAFIPMLNPFIYTIRNAEVKNVIRNVIRKKQLLNNDF; this is encoded by the coding sequence ATGAATACATCAAAAGTGACTGAATTTATTCTACTGGGTATTCCTTTTCTGCATGATCTACACCGAATATTTTTCGTTATTGGTTTGTTTGTCTACATGGTAGCCATCATGGGAAATGGATTCATCCTCATCATCGTGACCTTTGAGCCCAGACTTCAGACTCCCATGTACATCTTCCTAAGCAACCTGGCTCTTCTGGAGATCTGCTACACCACAACTGTAGTACCCAAGCTTCTTCAGACACTTATGCAACCACGGACCAAAATCTGCTTCCATTGCTGCCTGGCccagaactttttctatttcaCGTTTGCTGGTTCAGAACTTTTAGTCCTTACAGCAATGTCTTTTGACCGCTATTTGGCCATCTGTAAGCCCCTTCAATATCCATTGATTATGACTAAGAATGTCTGCATCCACCTGTCCTTGGCCACTTGGTATGTGTCATTTGTACTGTTTCTTTCCCAATGTCTCGTTTTTTGGCAGATGCCTTTTTGTGGGTCCAATGTCGTCGACAATttcttttgtgattctgctgccATGTTTAGCCTTGTATGTACCGATACTAGTGTCAGTGAGTTTGTGGGATTTCTGTCTGCTATCTTAATGATAGTTGTGACCCTGATTTTCACCACCGTGTCTTATGCCTGCATCATCTCCACTGTAATGAACATTTCTTCAGCTCTTGGGCGCAAGAAGGCATTCTCTACCTGTACATCTCACCTAATTGTGGTGTGCATATTGTACGGGGCACTGATAGCTATGTATATGAGACCCACTGTGCATTCGTCTTCTCACCTAACCAGGGTACTGGCAGTCTTGAATACAGCCTTTATCCCAATGTTGAACCCTTTCATATATACAATAAGGAATGCAGAGGTCAAAAATGTCATTAGGAATGTAATACGTAAGAAACAGTTGCTGAACAAtgatttttaa
- the LOC132582975 gene encoding olfactory receptor 6X1-like has protein sequence MMNSSTITEFILVGIPFLYDLHRVFFFIGLFMYIVAILGNGFILVIVAIEPRLQTPMYFFLSNLAFLEICYTTTVVPKLLQTLIETKTTICFHCCMAQNFFHFTFGSTELLILTVMSFDRYLAICKPLRYPMIMTKNVCMQLSLTTWYFSFIVVFFQCLLVWKMSFCASNIVDHFFCDFAPLFSLACNDTRLSELLELLSAVVIVILTLIFTIVSYIYIISTIMHIPSAVGRKKAFSTCTSHMIVVSILYGALIVMYVKPTLHSSSRLTRVLAVLNTSLIPMLNPFIYTIRNAEVKAAVRDAINKKRQSLNEEFFKCKGR, from the coding sequence ATGATGAATTCATCAACCATAACTGAATTTATCCTAGTGGGGATTCCATTTCTCTACGATCTACACAGGGTTTTCTTTTTCATAGGCTTATTTATGTACATTGTAGCCATCCTAGGGAATGGATTTATCCTTGTCATTGTGGCCATTGAGCCAAGACTTCAGACACCCATGTACTTCTTCCTGAGCAACCTGGCTTTTTTGGAGATCTGCTACACCACGACCGTGGTACCCAAGCTGCTACAAACACTGATAGAAACAAAGACCACAATTTGTTTCCATTGCTGCATGGCCCAGAACTTCTTCCACTTCACATTTGGAAGTACAGAGCTTTTAATCCTTACAGTGATGTCCTTCGACCGTTATTTGGCCATATGCAAACCACTCCGATATCCAATGATCATGACCAAGAATGTTTGCATGCAGTTGTCCTTGACCACTTGGTACTTCTCATTCATAGTCGTGTTTTTTCAATGTCTCCTTGTCTGGAAGATGTCTTTCTGTGCTTCCAACATTGTTGATCATTTCTTCTGTGATTTTGCACCCCTGTTCAGTCTAGCATGTAATGACACTCGCCTCAGTGAGCTTCTGGAATTGCTCAGCGCTGTCGTAATTGTTATTTTGACCTTGATCTTTACCATAGTCTCCTATATCTACATCATCTCCACCATAATGCACATTCCTTCAGCTGTTGGGCGCAAGAAGGCTTTCTCCACCTGTACTTCTCACATGATTGTAGTGTCGATATTGTACGGAGCACTGATAGTCATGTACGTGAAGCCCACTCTGCATTCCTCATCTCGCTTAACCAGGGTACTAGCGGTGCTGAACACTTCCCTCATTCCAATGTTGAACCCTTTCATTTACACAATAAGGAATGCAGAAGTGAAGGCTGCTGTCAGGGATGCGATCAATAAGAAGAGACAGTCGCTGAATGAAGAGTTTTTTAAGTGTAAAGGTCGGTAA